In a single window of the Pontibacter russatus genome:
- the coaE gene encoding dephospho-CoA kinase (Dephospho-CoA kinase (CoaE) performs the final step in coenzyme A biosynthesis.): MLKIGITGGIGVGKTVVCRMFALLGAPIYDSDARAKWLMRHDEALRQELIAAYGPQTFTKAGDLNRPYLSTIVFNDLERLEQLNSLVHPHVGNDFANWAATHADKPYVLKEAALMYESDAWKQMDQIITVYAPADVRIRRLLQRDPHRTEADIKAIMAKQLSEEERMARADHIIYNDDRQLLIPQVLKLHAHFSAITA; this comes from the coding sequence ATGCTGAAAATAGGCATCACCGGCGGAATAGGGGTAGGGAAGACAGTCGTCTGCCGCATGTTCGCGTTGCTTGGGGCACCTATATATGACTCTGACGCACGCGCCAAGTGGCTGATGCGCCACGACGAGGCGCTCCGGCAGGAACTCATAGCCGCCTACGGGCCCCAGACTTTCACGAAGGCAGGCGACTTAAACCGCCCTTACCTTTCCACGATTGTGTTCAACGACCTGGAGCGGCTGGAGCAACTCAACAGCTTGGTACACCCGCATGTGGGCAACGACTTCGCCAATTGGGCAGCCACGCACGCCGACAAACCCTATGTGCTGAAAGAGGCCGCTCTGATGTATGAGTCAGATGCCTGGAAACAGATGGACCAGATCATCACGGTCTATGCCCCGGCGGATGTGCGCATCAGGCGGCTGCTCCAGCGCGACCCGCACCGCACAGAGGCTGACATAAAGGCTATTATGGCCAAGCAACTGAGTGAGGAAGAGCGCATGGCCCGCGCCGACCATATTATATATAACGACGACCGGCAATTGCTCATCCCGCAGGTGCTGAAACTGCACGCGCATTTTTCCGCCATCACCGCATAG
- a CDS encoding YtxH domain-containing protein: MSKTTTVLLAFTSGAAVGAITGILFAPEKGRETRSWLSYRLEKYRDTLADLTQQLVAKTDNLPSSAKSEGQRVIQDAKDKAEKLLGDVDSLINEINSRKEI, from the coding sequence ATGAGTAAAACGACAACCGTATTATTGGCCTTCACGTCCGGCGCTGCCGTAGGTGCCATCACGGGCATCCTGTTTGCCCCCGAAAAAGGGAGGGAGACCCGCAGTTGGCTCAGCTACCGCTTGGAGAAATACCGTGACACGCTGGCCGACCTGACACAGCAACTGGTCGCCAAAACCGACAATCTGCCATCCAGCGCCAAGTCAGAAGGGCAGCGCGTGATACAGGACGCCAAAGACAAAGCAGAGAAGCTGCTGGGTGACGTGGACTCGCTCATCAACGAGATCAATAGCAGGAAAGAGATATAG
- a CDS encoding YbbR-like domain-containing protein: MRPFQPRTKHYWRVVVLCFVAASTFWLLNALNKSYSTQTTYPLRFVYDQRALIPIRPLPEEVAINVTGKGWKLLRKTLRLEVQPAEIYIRNLPRNNYLLGSALRPALVNSLDGLELNFVVTDTIFFHFDEKVTERFPLRLATSRPLTDNQHVVLGPVRISPDSVTFTGPASLIDSLPNPFVLHLPEQQEPLTETAEISVPIEYGDESLIQANVQEAQIAVTVKSLAQDERQVPPDLINVPEGVRLAIRPPLTMVRYQVLQDSLPLLDQRGFKVVLDYSKLHAQDSTIVPELVQKPRGVRNIVMWPDRFKVVRQQQVQPQQPQ; encoded by the coding sequence GTGAGGCCATTCCAGCCACGCACAAAGCACTACTGGCGGGTAGTGGTGCTTTGCTTTGTGGCGGCCTCCACCTTCTGGCTTCTCAACGCGCTCAACAAAAGCTACTCCACGCAAACCACTTACCCCCTCCGGTTTGTGTACGACCAGCGCGCGCTCATTCCCATCAGGCCGCTGCCGGAGGAGGTTGCCATCAACGTGACCGGCAAAGGCTGGAAACTGCTGCGCAAGACCCTGCGCCTGGAGGTGCAACCGGCCGAAATCTACATCCGCAACCTGCCCCGCAACAACTACCTGCTCGGTTCGGCGCTGCGCCCGGCCCTGGTCAATTCTCTGGATGGCCTGGAGCTGAACTTTGTGGTGACAGACACCATCTTCTTCCACTTCGATGAAAAAGTAACCGAGCGCTTTCCGCTGCGCCTCGCCACCTCGCGCCCCCTCACCGACAACCAGCACGTGGTGCTCGGGCCGGTGCGCATTTCTCCGGACTCCGTCACCTTTACTGGGCCAGCGTCGCTTATTGACAGCCTGCCCAACCCCTTTGTGCTGCACCTGCCCGAGCAGCAGGAGCCGCTGACGGAGACCGCTGAGATATCGGTGCCGATAGAATACGGCGATGAGTCGCTGATACAGGCCAATGTGCAGGAGGCGCAGATAGCCGTAACCGTGAAGAGCCTCGCCCAGGACGAACGGCAGGTGCCCCCAGATCTGATCAATGTGCCGGAAGGCGTAAGGCTGGCCATACGGCCACCCCTCACGATGGTGCGTTACCAGGTGCTGCAGGACTCCCTGCCCTTGCTAGACCAACGCGGCTTTAAAGTAGTTTTGGATTACAGCAAGCTCCATGCGCAGGACTCCACCATAGTGCCCGAACTGGTGCAGAAGCCACGGGGCGTCCGCAACATTGTCATGTGGCCGGACAGGTTTAAAGTAGTGAGGCAGCAACAGGTGCAGCCACAGCAACCACAGTAG
- the yajC gene encoding preprotein translocase subunit YajC, with amino-acid sequence MKNILLQAPDAGMLPQLLMFGAIILVFYFFMIRPQQKKVRDQKKFREELTKGMMVITIGGLHGKLIAIDDDTITLEVDKGVRLTFDKASVSMEATMRLQKPA; translated from the coding sequence ATGAAAAATATCCTGTTACAGGCGCCAGACGCGGGTATGCTGCCCCAGCTACTCATGTTTGGCGCCATTATCCTCGTCTTCTACTTCTTCATGATCAGGCCGCAGCAGAAAAAGGTGCGTGACCAGAAGAAATTCCGCGAAGAGCTCACCAAGGGCATGATGGTGATCACCATCGGAGGCCTGCACGGCAAACTGATTGCAATAGACGACGATACCATAACGTTAGAAGTTGATAAAGGCGTACGCCTGACGTTTGACAAGGCTTCCGTATCAATGGAGGCCACCATGAGGTTGCAAAAGCCAGCTTAA
- a CDS encoding anhydro-N-acetylmuramic acid kinase produces MDTTFHVIGLMSGTSLDGLDLAHCSITHENENWIYKILHTNTSGYSDTLIESLREAENASASALVRLHHAYGKHLGEEVRAFVQKHGIRPDFVASHGHTIFHQPGNHISFQLGHGAYIAAHAKLPVVSDFRTLDIALGGQGAPLVPIGDELLFREYDYCINLGGIANVSYNQNGRRLAFDICACNMLLNTLANSTGSAYDHNGELAQGGALQPELLQQLNAPAYFAAPAPKSLGKEWVLAHSLKSLNASPASVPDKLHTTCHHIAAQLKQALPQLHTGRHRVLLTGGGAFNLFLVQLLQEYLGEQYQVEVPEPEVVSFKEALIFAFLGVLRWRGEHNCLRSVTGASQDNIGGCIYLF; encoded by the coding sequence ATGGACACTACTTTTCATGTAATCGGCCTGATGTCAGGCACCTCTTTAGACGGCCTGGATCTGGCGCACTGTAGCATTACGCACGAAAATGAGAATTGGATATATAAGATACTACATACAAATACATCCGGATATTCTGATACTCTAATTGAATCTCTCCGGGAGGCCGAGAACGCCTCCGCCTCCGCGCTCGTCCGGCTTCACCATGCTTACGGAAAACACCTGGGCGAGGAGGTGCGCGCGTTTGTACAGAAACACGGCATCCGGCCTGACTTCGTCGCCTCCCACGGCCACACCATCTTCCACCAGCCAGGCAACCATATCTCCTTTCAGCTGGGGCACGGCGCCTATATAGCCGCACACGCCAAGTTGCCTGTTGTCAGCGACTTCCGCACGCTCGATATTGCCCTGGGCGGGCAGGGCGCGCCGCTGGTGCCTATCGGGGATGAGCTGCTTTTCAGGGAGTATGATTATTGCATCAACCTCGGCGGCATCGCCAACGTTTCTTATAATCAGAACGGCCGCAGGCTGGCATTTGATATATGCGCCTGCAACATGCTGCTGAATACCCTGGCCAACAGCACCGGGAGCGCCTACGACCACAATGGGGAACTGGCGCAGGGCGGTGCCTTACAGCCGGAGCTGTTACAGCAACTGAACGCGCCGGCTTACTTCGCAGCACCGGCGCCGAAGTCGCTGGGGAAGGAGTGGGTGCTGGCGCACAGCCTTAAAAGCCTCAACGCCTCCCCTGCCTCCGTACCCGACAAGCTGCACACCACCTGCCACCACATCGCCGCACAGCTAAAACAAGCGCTACCGCAGCTGCACACCGGGCGTCACCGGGTGCTTTTAACGGGCGGCGGCGCCTTCAACCTTTTCCTGGTGCAGTTGCTGCAGGAATACCTGGGGGAGCAGTACCAGGTGGAAGTGCCGGAGCCGGAGGTAGTGTCGTTCAAAGAGGCCCTGATCTTCGCCTTTTTAGGGGTGTTGCGCTGGCGCGGCGAACATAACTGCCTCCGCAGCGTAACCGGCGCCTCCCAGGACAACATCGGCGGCTGCATCTATCTCTTCTAA
- a CDS encoding ArsR/SmtB family transcription factor, with product MLKVLAHPKRLAIVDLLGKEDKMTVTEIYKQLDLPQAIASQHLITLKDKGVLSSFKVGTKIYYSLAIPKLIDVIDCLEECCIDI from the coding sequence ATGCTAAAAGTACTGGCCCACCCGAAGAGATTGGCGATCGTTGATTTGCTTGGAAAGGAGGATAAAATGACTGTAACTGAGATATATAAGCAGTTAGACCTCCCCCAGGCCATCGCTTCGCAGCACCTCATCACACTAAAAGACAAGGGCGTCCTGTCCTCGTTTAAAGTGGGAACAAAGATCTATTACTCGCTTGCTATCCCCAAACTGATCGACGTGATCGACTGCCTGGAAGAGTGTTGCATTGACATTTAA
- a CDS encoding Glu/Leu/Phe/Val dehydrogenase dimerization domain-containing protein, producing MKELLEKFENRRPEIVFEWKDAETEAEGWVVINSLRGGAAGGGTRMRKGLDKREVESLAKTMEVKFTVSGPAIGGAKSGINFDPADPRKRGVLERWYKVVIPLLKNYYGTGGDLNVDEIHEVIPITEEYGLWHPQEGIVHGHFNATEPQKINKIGQLRQGVVKVIEDPNYSPSTARKYTIADMITGYGVAESVCHFYAIWGGHHEGKRAIIQGWGNVGASAAYYLASKGVKIVGIIDRAGGLIKGEGFSFEEITALFLNRQGNTLNPEGLLPFEEVNAHIWSMPAEIFIPAAASRLVSRAQVEQMIRNGMEVISSGANVPFQDPEIFFGPTGEYADRNLAVIPDFIANCGMARVFAYLMESEVEITDEAIFGDISATIRTALQKAYEKRAQKTEIAKTSFEIALSQLL from the coding sequence ATGAAAGAGCTACTTGAAAAGTTTGAGAACAGGCGGCCGGAGATCGTTTTTGAATGGAAAGACGCTGAGACCGAAGCGGAGGGCTGGGTGGTGATAAACTCGCTGCGGGGCGGGGCCGCCGGGGGCGGCACGCGCATGCGCAAGGGCCTCGACAAGCGCGAGGTGGAGTCGCTGGCGAAGACGATGGAGGTGAAGTTCACCGTGTCAGGGCCCGCCATCGGGGGCGCCAAATCCGGCATCAACTTCGACCCGGCCGACCCGCGCAAGCGTGGCGTGCTGGAGCGCTGGTACAAAGTGGTGATTCCGCTGCTGAAGAACTACTACGGCACCGGCGGCGACCTGAACGTGGACGAGATACACGAGGTGATTCCCATCACGGAAGAGTACGGCCTCTGGCACCCACAGGAGGGCATCGTACACGGGCACTTCAATGCCACAGAGCCTCAGAAGATAAACAAAATCGGGCAGTTGCGCCAGGGCGTGGTGAAAGTGATAGAGGACCCGAACTACTCTCCCTCCACAGCACGCAAATACACCATCGCCGATATGATTACGGGCTATGGCGTGGCAGAGTCTGTCTGCCATTTTTATGCCATCTGGGGAGGCCACCACGAAGGCAAGCGGGCCATTATCCAGGGCTGGGGCAATGTAGGCGCCTCCGCAGCGTACTACCTGGCCTCCAAAGGCGTTAAAATCGTCGGCATCATCGACAGGGCCGGCGGTCTGATAAAAGGGGAGGGCTTTTCTTTTGAGGAAATAACCGCCCTGTTCCTCAACCGGCAGGGCAACACGCTAAACCCGGAAGGGCTGCTGCCTTTCGAGGAAGTGAATGCGCATATATGGTCCATGCCTGCCGAGATTTTCATTCCTGCCGCCGCCTCCCGCCTGGTGTCGCGGGCGCAGGTAGAGCAGATGATCCGCAACGGCATGGAGGTCATCTCTTCCGGGGCTAATGTGCCCTTCCAGGACCCGGAGATATTCTTCGGCCCCACCGGGGAGTACGCAGACCGAAACCTGGCCGTGATCCCGGACTTTATCGCCAACTGCGGCATGGCCCGCGTGTTCGCCTACCTGATGGAGAGCGAGGTGGAGATCACGGACGAGGCTATTTTCGGGGACATCTCCGCCACCATCCGCACGGCGCTGCAGAAAGCCTATGAGAAGCGCGCCCAGAAAACCGAGATCGCTAAAACAAGTTTTGAGATAGCCCTAAGCCAGCTGCTGTAA
- a CDS encoding DUF3971 domain-containing protein, with amino-acid sequence MLFYAVAVMVAAVGIAVALVYTYQDKIIGLFVAEANKHIRTKVEVGQISLSLFDKFPHVAVSLDQVNVHEGLPESEESLARADKLYFTFSVLDVLRGTYSVKEFYMEKGEVYVKVLPDGTVNYEVFAADTTSSGGSEGFSFDLEKMSLHNVDMHYIDQQLQHTYNVNAQELVAAMAITPEAIVIEANGNTTIHNIKVGTGEYFKGKKVNLATDLTIARKEQAIQLQPSLVKIEGAAYEVAGAIDYTGPTFLDLKVEGKNTNIQSMLSLLPQDITREFSQYRSEGDIYFSGTVKGNASAKETPLISVSFGARDASFYHPDVKQRVEKINLKGSFTNGEKQNASTSTLKLENLSGVLNGRPFKGNLTYRNFNNPDIAFDVQGMLDVGYVLGLAKLDEVRKGSGLADVRIAFSGNLNEFKARPGNSTVSTTGDVTLHNVSLTMQDLPLPLRNLSGNFMFKRNDVAVSDFKGRWGDSDFVINGMFRNMMAWLLLPRQRLLVEADFKSNYLNFDQLLSEEQNTAEADRTGTGDSYKFAISPNIAFDLSASIDRLRFRRFRGKQVQGEVKLRNQVLSSPNISFEAIGGEFAVRGSLDARTRDHIKLSTAAKLTNMSVDSLFYVFENFHQNFIEARHLRGQLTANIVSDVFLNSQLDPKTNLLQAEIDATVRNGQLINFAPMQKMSAFVKRSELANMRFAELHNNFWIQQRTIYIPEMDIRSNISAAPTVSISGTHTFDQQMDYKIKLPLFGSRRPDKDLAFGVVAEDTDAGNSSLFLTLKGNEQDFKLAYDKERVRQKVKTDLKEEGRELKDLLRGKKPKTEEKEVELAEDTYFDFD; translated from the coding sequence ATGCTATTTTATGCAGTTGCCGTCATGGTGGCTGCCGTGGGCATAGCTGTGGCGTTGGTGTACACCTATCAGGATAAAATCATCGGGCTTTTTGTGGCGGAGGCCAACAAGCACATCCGGACCAAGGTGGAGGTGGGCCAGATTTCGCTTTCGCTGTTCGACAAGTTCCCGCATGTGGCCGTGAGCCTGGACCAGGTGAACGTACATGAGGGCCTGCCGGAGAGCGAGGAGTCGCTGGCGCGGGCCGATAAGCTGTACTTCACCTTCAGTGTGCTGGACGTGCTGCGCGGCACCTACAGCGTGAAGGAGTTTTATATGGAGAAGGGCGAGGTGTATGTAAAAGTGCTGCCGGACGGGACAGTGAACTACGAGGTGTTTGCCGCCGATACAACTTCTTCAGGCGGCAGCGAAGGCTTTTCTTTTGACCTGGAGAAGATGAGCCTGCATAATGTAGACATGCACTATATAGACCAGCAACTCCAGCACACCTATAACGTGAACGCGCAAGAGCTGGTGGCCGCCATGGCGATCACCCCTGAAGCCATTGTGATAGAGGCAAACGGCAACACCACCATCCATAACATCAAGGTGGGCACCGGCGAATATTTCAAGGGCAAAAAGGTTAATCTGGCAACAGACCTCACCATAGCCCGGAAGGAGCAGGCGATACAACTGCAGCCGTCGCTGGTGAAGATAGAGGGCGCTGCCTACGAGGTGGCCGGCGCTATCGACTATACCGGCCCCACGTTCCTCGACCTGAAGGTGGAGGGGAAGAACACCAACATACAGTCTATGCTGTCGCTGCTGCCGCAGGATATAACCCGTGAGTTCAGCCAGTACCGCAGCGAGGGGGATATATACTTTTCCGGCACCGTGAAAGGCAACGCGTCCGCGAAGGAAACACCCCTTATCAGCGTCAGCTTCGGGGCCCGCGATGCCTCCTTTTACCACCCCGATGTGAAGCAGCGGGTAGAGAAGATTAACCTGAAAGGCAGCTTTACCAACGGGGAGAAACAGAATGCCAGCACCTCCACGCTTAAGCTGGAGAACCTGAGCGGCGTGCTGAACGGAAGGCCGTTCAAGGGCAACCTGACGTACCGCAACTTCAACAACCCTGACATTGCCTTTGATGTGCAGGGGATGCTGGACGTAGGCTATGTGCTGGGGCTGGCCAAACTGGACGAGGTGCGCAAGGGAAGCGGCCTGGCTGACGTGCGCATTGCGTTCTCTGGCAACCTGAACGAGTTCAAGGCCCGCCCCGGCAACAGCACCGTCAGCACTACCGGTGATGTCACGCTGCACAACGTGTCGCTCACCATGCAGGACCTGCCCTTGCCGCTGCGCAACCTGAGCGGCAACTTCATGTTCAAGCGCAACGACGTGGCGGTGTCGGATTTCAAGGGCAGGTGGGGTGACTCTGACTTTGTGATAAACGGCATGTTCAGGAACATGATGGCCTGGCTGCTGCTGCCTCGGCAGCGCCTGCTGGTGGAGGCCGACTTCAAAAGCAATTACCTCAACTTCGACCAGTTGCTGAGCGAGGAGCAGAACACCGCCGAGGCAGACCGCACCGGCACCGGCGACAGCTACAAGTTTGCGATATCGCCGAACATCGCCTTCGACCTGAGCGCCTCCATCGACAGGCTCCGGTTCAGGCGCTTCCGGGGCAAGCAGGTGCAGGGGGAGGTGAAGCTGCGCAATCAGGTGTTGTCGTCGCCGAACATATCCTTTGAGGCCATAGGGGGCGAATTTGCGGTGCGCGGCTCTCTCGACGCCCGCACCCGCGACCATATCAAACTGAGCACAGCCGCGAAACTCACCAACATGAGCGTGGACAGCCTTTTCTACGTGTTTGAGAACTTTCACCAGAATTTTATAGAAGCGCGCCACCTGCGCGGCCAACTCACTGCCAACATCGTGTCGGATGTGTTCCTGAACAGCCAGCTCGACCCCAAAACCAATCTGCTGCAGGCCGAGATAGACGCCACCGTGCGCAACGGGCAGCTCATCAACTTTGCACCCATGCAGAAGATGTCGGCGTTTGTGAAACGCTCAGAGCTGGCCAACATGCGCTTTGCCGAGCTGCACAACAATTTCTGGATACAGCAGCGCACCATTTATATACCGGAGATGGATATCCGGTCCAATATTTCGGCAGCGCCCACGGTGTCCATATCAGGCACGCACACCTTCGACCAGCAGATGGATTACAAGATAAAGCTGCCCTTGTTCGGGAGCCGCCGCCCTGACAAAGACCTGGCTTTTGGAGTGGTGGCCGAAGACACGGATGCCGGTAACAGCAGCCTCTTCCTGACGCTGAAGGGGAATGAGCAGGATTTCAAGCTGGCTTACGACAAGGAGCGGGTGCGCCAGAAGGTGAAAACGGACCTGAAGGAGGAGGGACGGGAGCTGAAAGACCTGCTGCGCGGCAAAAAGCCGAAGACAGAGGAAAAGGAAGTGGAGCTGGCCGAGGACACCTACTTCGACTTCGATTAG
- a CDS encoding mechanosensitive ion channel family protein gives MNWREILAYEFLGNTVRDFLIFAGILLFGFIFKTVLSRLLSRILYKLVNRFTAGEDNQQAFKRLLIQPLEVLLFLVFMYFAFVALNYPLDPTEIRDGDHIIKAFAFRTYQVFVIVALTWVILRFVDFIGLIFKLRAEKTASKLDDQLVPFFKDFSKVLIVLFSFLAMLGLVFGVNVAGLVAGLGVGGLAIAFAAKESLENLLASFTIFLDQPFVVGDLVQVAELVGVVEKIGFRSTRIRTLEKSFVTLPNKFMIDKPLDNLTLRTFRRAKFDISLTYHTSSEQMRAITRDIQAFIDSHPRTNSDGRVRFLNLASHSKDVMVLYFVDTMDWNEYIDVKEEINYKIVEIVGRHGAAFAMPTQTLYLKRPSQNPPTTTLERPSYTRESDME, from the coding sequence ATGAACTGGAGAGAAATACTCGCCTATGAGTTTTTAGGCAATACGGTGCGTGATTTTTTGATTTTCGCGGGCATCCTGCTGTTCGGCTTCATCTTCAAGACCGTGCTGTCGCGGTTGCTGTCCAGGATACTGTATAAGCTGGTAAACCGCTTCACGGCCGGGGAAGACAACCAGCAGGCTTTCAAGCGCCTGCTCATACAGCCGCTGGAGGTGCTGCTCTTCCTTGTGTTCATGTACTTCGCGTTCGTGGCGCTGAACTACCCCCTCGATCCCACCGAGATACGCGACGGCGATCACATCATCAAGGCCTTCGCCTTCCGCACCTACCAAGTGTTCGTGATCGTGGCGCTCACGTGGGTGATCCTGCGCTTCGTCGATTTCATTGGGCTGATATTTAAGCTCCGGGCCGAGAAGACCGCCTCCAAACTGGACGATCAACTGGTGCCTTTCTTCAAGGACTTCTCGAAGGTGCTGATCGTGCTTTTCTCGTTCCTGGCGATGCTGGGCCTCGTGTTCGGGGTGAACGTGGCAGGGCTGGTGGCAGGGCTCGGCGTGGGAGGCCTGGCCATTGCCTTTGCCGCCAAGGAGAGTCTCGAGAACCTGCTGGCCTCTTTCACCATCTTCCTGGATCAGCCCTTTGTGGTGGGCGACCTAGTGCAGGTGGCGGAGCTGGTGGGTGTGGTAGAGAAGATAGGCTTCCGTAGCACGCGCATCCGCACCCTCGAGAAGAGTTTTGTGACGCTGCCCAACAAGTTCATGATAGACAAGCCGCTGGACAACCTGACGCTGCGCACTTTCCGGCGCGCCAAGTTCGACATCAGCCTTACCTACCACACCTCCTCCGAGCAAATGCGGGCCATCACCCGCGATATACAGGCCTTTATAGACAGCCATCCCCGCACCAATTCAGACGGCCGCGTGCGTTTCCTGAACCTTGCCTCCCACTCGAAGGATGTGATGGTGCTGTATTTTGTGGACACCATGGACTGGAACGAGTACATTGATGTGAAAGAGGAAATCAATTATAAGATTGTGGAAATTGTAGGACGCCACGGCGCAGCCTTTGCCATGCCGACACAGACGCTGTACCTAAAGCGCCCGTCGCAGAATCCACCCACCACAACGCTAGAAAGGCCTTCCTATACAAGGGAATCGGATATGGAGTAG
- a CDS encoding DUF1573 domain-containing protein yields MRKSLIFAASLAVAVFTASCDNNAGNDTVASEASVAESNAAQPIENPNVVTAAAEGEAGATDANAPVITFEETEYDFGTIKQGDVVDHTFKFTNTGKSPLIIESATASCGCTVPQPPTEPIAPGETGEIDVKFNSAGKMGQQYPTVTVRANTQPNIVKVSMKGNVEANSIPTAGADGPVRRN; encoded by the coding sequence ATGAGAAAGAGCCTGATTTTTGCAGCAAGCCTTGCTGTAGCTGTTTTCACTGCTAGCTGCGACAACAACGCAGGGAACGATACAGTAGCAAGCGAAGCCTCCGTGGCAGAAAGCAACGCCGCACAGCCAATCGAGAACCCGAACGTGGTAACCGCCGCTGCTGAAGGCGAAGCCGGTGCCACAGACGCCAACGCTCCTGTCATTACCTTTGAAGAAACCGAGTATGACTTCGGCACCATTAAGCAGGGTGACGTGGTGGACCACACGTTCAAGTTCACGAACACGGGCAAGTCGCCGCTGATTATCGAAAGCGCCACGGCCTCCTGCGGCTGCACCGTGCCGCAGCCGCCCACAGAGCCGATTGCCCCGGGTGAGACAGGGGAGATTGACGTGAAGTTTAACAGCGCCGGTAAAATGGGGCAGCAGTACCCCACGGTTACGGTGCGTGCCAACACGCAGCCTAACATCGTGAAAGTGTCCATGAAGGGCAATGTGGAAGCCAACAGCATCCCGACTGCCGGAGCAGACGGACCGGTGCGCCGCAACTAA
- a CDS encoding isocitrate/isopropylmalate dehydrogenase family protein — MRQVTLIPGDGIGPEITEAVKAVFSAAHVPVEWEEENAGQTTFDAVGELIPQTLIASINKNKVALKGPITTPVGKGFKSVNVQLRQMFDLYANVRPAKTTPGVNTRFDNVNLVLFRENTEGLYSGLEIFDERLQIADSISRVTREGCEKIVRAAFEYATKHGCKRVTAVHKANILKHAGALFLGVFDEIAKDYPAVQADNIIIDNMCMQLVVKPEKFDVIVTTNLFGDILSDLCAGLVGGLGVVAGANIGDEIAIFEAVHGSAPDIAGKGIANPTALLRSAILMLYHIDLKEEAKHIEAALEATLAHKEECTGDLGGKAGTMEFARHIISRL; from the coding sequence ATGAGACAAGTTACCCTAATACCCGGCGACGGGATAGGTCCTGAGATTACAGAAGCTGTTAAAGCGGTCTTTAGTGCTGCCCACGTGCCCGTTGAGTGGGAAGAAGAGAACGCGGGCCAGACCACCTTTGATGCCGTTGGCGAGTTGATCCCCCAGACGCTGATTGCCTCTATCAACAAGAACAAGGTGGCCCTGAAAGGGCCCATCACCACGCCGGTGGGCAAGGGCTTCAAGAGCGTGAACGTGCAGCTGCGCCAGATGTTTGACCTGTACGCGAACGTGCGCCCCGCCAAAACCACCCCTGGCGTGAACACCCGCTTCGACAACGTAAACCTCGTGCTTTTCCGCGAGAACACTGAAGGGCTCTATTCGGGCCTGGAGATATTTGACGAGCGCCTGCAGATTGCCGATTCTATTTCCCGCGTGACCCGCGAGGGCTGCGAGAAAATTGTGCGTGCCGCCTTCGAATACGCCACCAAACACGGCTGCAAACGAGTGACAGCGGTACACAAGGCCAATATCCTGAAACATGCCGGGGCGCTTTTCCTGGGGGTGTTCGACGAGATCGCCAAAGACTATCCTGCCGTGCAGGCCGACAACATCATCATCGACAACATGTGCATGCAGCTGGTGGTGAAGCCGGAGAAGTTCGATGTCATTGTGACGACGAACCTGTTCGGCGATATCCTGTCTGACCTTTGTGCTGGCCTGGTGGGCGGGCTCGGCGTGGTGGCCGGTGCCAACATCGGCGACGAGATTGCCATATTTGAAGCCGTACACGGCTCTGCCCCGGATATAGCTGGCAAGGGAATCGCGAACCCGACCGCGCTGCTCCGCTCGGCTATCCTGATGCTGTACCACATCGATCTGAAAGAGGAGGCGAAACATATTGAGGCGGCGCTGGAGGCAACCCTGGCGCACAAAGAGGAGTGTACCGGCGACCTGGGCGGAAAGGCCGGCACCATGGAGTTTGCCCGCCACATCATCTCAAGATTATAA